In Streptomyces thermolilacinus SPC6, a single genomic region encodes these proteins:
- the rsfS gene encoding ribosome silencing factor encodes MTATSRSIELVNAAAQAAADRLAHDIIAYDVSDVLSITDAFLLASAPNDRQVKSIVDEIEERLNKELGAKPVRREGDREARWVLLDYVDIVVHVQHSEERVFYALERLWKDCPELPLPEDAVKTRGKAAEHAALTGADGADGFGPDGLPGDGTDGELR; translated from the coding sequence GTGACCGCCACCTCCCGATCCATCGAGCTCGTCAACGCCGCCGCCCAGGCGGCCGCCGACCGGCTCGCGCACGACATCATCGCGTACGACGTCAGTGACGTGCTGTCGATCACCGACGCCTTCCTGCTCGCCTCCGCGCCCAACGACCGCCAGGTCAAGTCCATCGTGGACGAGATCGAGGAGCGGCTGAACAAGGAGCTGGGCGCCAAGCCGGTCCGCCGTGAGGGCGACCGCGAGGCCCGCTGGGTCCTCCTCGACTACGTGGACATCGTCGTCCACGTCCAGCACAGCGAGGAGCGCGTCTTCTACGCGCTGGAGCGGCTCTGGAAGGACTGCCCCGAGCTGCCGCTGCCCGAGGACGCCGTGAAGACCCGCGGCAAGGCCGCGGAGCACGCCGCGCTCACCGGCGCCGACGGAGCCGACGGCTTCGGCCCCGACGGCCTGCCCGGCGACGGAACGGACGGTGAGCTGCGCTGA
- a CDS encoding ferric reductase-like transmembrane domain-containing protein, which yields MTPHRKIRSSPADKAGLSRPVQGGLYVAALVLLPLPVIGGSDGFREFLDFGTGVLSLVSLTASVAWALVATDRLLLTPRQRLLAQAVHRGTAVASLGFLLLHGTVKVSLGHVELIGALIPFGLGVSGSAGLIGFGSLAGLLMVAVASTGALRSTLAGRGAIAARWRPLHMLAYPAWCAALIHGLYAGRPAASWVVVLYGLSLAAVAAAVSVRLLPTRVQRELAERVTNLLGPVPGGAVAAPFGAVRRGPRRARRNLSSAPLPGAYGAAEAPRPHPYEQESRFEPPRRADADRAAPEVPPLPRDRPRRPTGAGAGLSAGYRAVSLGGGTGLGGAGSGGAAAGPGRGEAPYAERVPMTEELPTVTEEPSVRSGHWPTPSPPPPAPRAYAPPPAAPEPPSAAPSPMPSPYESPEPPSSYDTAPPQSPFGTAPPPPAYDPAPPPSSYGTSTGPTPGPARPPAGEPWTAPAGERP from the coding sequence ATGACCCCTCATCGCAAGATCCGTTCTTCCCCCGCCGACAAGGCGGGCCTGAGCCGTCCGGTACAGGGCGGCTTGTACGTGGCCGCCCTTGTGCTCCTTCCCCTTCCGGTCATTGGCGGAAGCGACGGTTTCCGCGAGTTCCTGGATTTCGGAACCGGTGTTCTGTCCCTGGTCTCGCTGACGGCGTCCGTCGCCTGGGCGCTGGTCGCGACGGACCGCCTTCTCCTGACCCCCCGCCAGCGTCTGCTCGCCCAGGCCGTCCACCGCGGGACGGCCGTCGCGTCGCTGGGCTTCCTGCTGCTGCACGGCACCGTCAAGGTGTCCCTCGGGCACGTCGAACTCATCGGCGCCCTCATACCGTTCGGGCTCGGCGTTTCCGGCTCCGCGGGCCTCATCGGCTTCGGCTCGCTGGCCGGTCTGCTGATGGTGGCCGTCGCCTCGACCGGCGCGCTGCGCAGCACGCTGGCGGGCCGCGGCGCGATCGCCGCCCGCTGGCGGCCTCTGCACATGCTCGCGTACCCGGCGTGGTGCGCGGCACTGATCCACGGTCTGTACGCGGGCCGTCCGGCGGCCTCCTGGGTCGTCGTCCTGTACGGGCTGTCGCTGGCGGCGGTCGCCGCCGCCGTGTCCGTGCGGCTGCTGCCGACGCGGGTGCAGCGGGAGCTGGCCGAGCGAGTCACGAACCTGCTGGGGCCCGTCCCGGGCGGTGCCGTCGCCGCCCCGTTCGGCGCGGTGCGCAGGGGGCCCCGGCGGGCCCGCCGCAACCTGTCGTCGGCGCCGCTGCCGGGCGCGTACGGCGCCGCCGAGGCGCCGCGCCCGCACCCGTACGAGCAGGAGTCCCGCTTCGAGCCGCCGCGCCGCGCCGATGCCGACCGGGCCGCCCCGGAGGTCCCGCCGTTGCCGAGAGACCGTCCCCGGCGGCCGACCGGTGCGGGCGCGGGACTGTCCGCCGGGTACCGCGCCGTGTCGCTGGGCGGCGGTACGGGCCTCGGAGGCGCGGGCAGCGGGGGTGCGGCGGCCGGTCCGGGGCGCGGGGAAGCCCCGTACGCCGAGCGGGTGCCCATGACGGAGGAGCTGCCGACGGTCACGGAGGAGCCGTCGGTCCGCTCCGGCCACTGGCCCACCCCGTCGCCGCCGCCCCCCGCCCCGCGCGCGTACGCCCCGCCCCCCGCGGCCCCCGAACCGCCGTCCGCCGCCCCGTCCCCCATGCCGTCCCCGTACGAGAGCCCCGAGCCGCCGTCCTCGTACGACACGGCGCCACCGCAGTCCCCGTTCGGCACCGCTCCACCACCCCCCGCGTACGACCCCGCACCGCCGCCGTCCTCGTACGGCACCAGCACCGGGCCGACGCCCGGCCCGGCCCGCCCGCCCGCCGGGGAGCCGTGGACCGCACCGGCAGGAGAACGCCCGTGA
- a CDS encoding NADH-quinone oxidoreductase subunit NuoF family protein — protein sequence MNAPLPDVPEVRVVGLPQLTQGFDLTERLDLAMHLKVHGPLEPMGGERLARLADEIALRGRGGAGFPFARKLRAVAEAAIRRGVRPVVVVNGSEGEPACRKDTVLLNRAPHLILDGALLAAEALGARTLVVAVTRNSTEISIRAALAERGLSDRRGQQLRARVVRTPERMVSGEASSVIRAIGGGPALPPGRRERASETGVGGAPTLLSNAETFAQLAVAARIGASRYANAGLEGEPGTVLLTLSGAVARPMVVEVPTGVPLRYVLQLAGAPPVPQGVLTGGYHGNWIDSAAVHNAVVSRASLAAVGGSLGAGAILPIGPETCPLGEAQRVANWLAAETAGQCGPCRLGLPAAAGGLSDVLGGGGPAALEALREVVQAVKGRGACKHPDGSARFFSSTLSAFTDDLAAHVLDGGCGRPTTGVLPLPSPGYENAEESIPSGERLAVDWTLCQGHGLCADIVPELIRMGADGFPVLAEASVPTHLRGAAQRAVRRCPALALRLEQAGAPRERPALPTSNRKALGSGRG from the coding sequence GTGAACGCCCCTCTGCCCGACGTCCCCGAGGTCCGTGTCGTCGGCCTCCCCCAGCTCACCCAGGGCTTCGACCTGACCGAGCGGCTGGACCTGGCCATGCACCTGAAGGTCCACGGGCCTCTGGAGCCGATGGGCGGGGAGCGGCTGGCCCGGCTCGCCGACGAGATCGCCCTGCGCGGCCGGGGAGGCGCCGGTTTCCCGTTCGCGCGGAAGCTGCGCGCCGTCGCCGAGGCGGCGATACGCCGCGGGGTGCGGCCGGTCGTCGTCGTCAACGGCAGCGAGGGCGAGCCCGCCTGCCGCAAGGACACGGTTCTCCTCAACCGCGCCCCGCACCTCATCCTCGACGGCGCCCTGCTGGCGGCCGAGGCGCTCGGCGCCCGCACGCTGGTCGTCGCCGTGACCCGCAACTCGACGGAGATATCCATCCGGGCGGCGCTCGCCGAGCGCGGTCTGTCCGACCGGCGCGGGCAGCAGCTGCGCGCGCGGGTGGTGCGTACGCCGGAGCGGATGGTGTCGGGTGAGGCGTCGTCGGTGATCCGCGCCATCGGCGGCGGCCCCGCCCTGCCGCCGGGCCGCCGCGAGCGCGCCTCCGAGACGGGCGTGGGCGGCGCCCCGACCCTGCTGTCGAACGCGGAGACGTTCGCGCAGCTCGCCGTGGCCGCCCGGATCGGCGCCTCCCGGTACGCGAACGCCGGTCTGGAGGGCGAGCCGGGGACGGTGCTGCTGACGCTGTCCGGGGCCGTCGCCAGGCCGATGGTGGTGGAGGTCCCGACGGGCGTCCCGCTGCGGTACGTGCTCCAGCTGGCCGGCGCGCCGCCGGTGCCGCAGGGCGTGCTCACGGGCGGCTACCACGGCAACTGGATCGACTCGGCCGCCGTGCACAACGCGGTCGTGTCGCGCGCCTCCCTGGCCGCCGTGGGCGGCTCCCTGGGCGCGGGGGCGATCCTCCCGATCGGCCCGGAGACCTGCCCGCTGGGCGAGGCGCAGCGGGTGGCGAACTGGCTGGCCGCGGAGACGGCCGGGCAGTGCGGTCCGTGCCGCCTGGGCCTGCCCGCCGCGGCGGGCGGCCTGTCGGACGTGCTGGGCGGCGGCGGCCCGGCGGCGCTGGAGGCGCTGCGCGAGGTCGTACAGGCCGTGAAGGGCCGCGGCGCGTGCAAGCACCCCGACGGCTCGGCCCGGTTCTTCTCGTCCACGCTGTCGGCGTTCACGGACGATCTGGCGGCGCATGTCCTGGACGGGGGGTGCGGCCGCCCGACGACGGGTGTCCTGCCGCTGCCCTCGCCCGGTTACGAGAACGCCGAGGAGTCGATCCCGAGCGGTGAGCGGCTGGCCGTGGACTGGACGCTGTGCCAGGGGCACGGACTGTGCGCGGACATCGTGCCGGAGCTGATCCGCATGGGCGCGGACGGTTTCCCGGTGCTCGCCGAGGCGTCGGTGCCGACGCATCTGCGGGGCGCCGCGCAGCGGGCCGTACGCCGGTGTCCCGCGCTGGCGCTGCGCCTGGAGCAGGCGGGTGCGCCGAGGGAGCGTCCGGCGCTGCCGACCTCGAACCGCAAGGCGCTGGGCAGCGGCCGGGGTTGA
- a CDS encoding SCO2583 family membrane protein translates to MAGSADPPEGTPDGTPEGFPGRSEDEYRPVVFDESFVRAARLQELSAQERMSDDDTPAVRDRPGPDHGDPARALDRDAAYEYAYDLDRRHHWLPARRRVHGPRLGALILVLLVATVFAAAIHLGTRYPYQPPPDLRTEPLRVTLVALAPTGPVPGGRPGDLYARSPADQYRPGAAGITLPPARRTAHFSQGQVMTALTIAKDFLFRSSLDPDTLTGDSTRPVRLLIDPDQLAQFDASVESPAADGRHATGGWLVRFDPAHATLADPGVRVRGTLQVTETSADVLEVTSDHTFAYALRPPGPGTDPDDASLFTVRRELRLRFDRDDLRMHRAELVTSQLQAGPMDCSADLSGALRPLLAGERPTTTAPPVTDPYAPTPATATATRLCATLSPNSQPSPP, encoded by the coding sequence ATGGCAGGGAGTGCCGACCCGCCCGAGGGGACGCCCGACGGCACACCGGAGGGGTTCCCCGGCAGGAGCGAGGACGAATACCGGCCCGTCGTCTTCGACGAGTCCTTCGTTCGCGCTGCCCGCCTCCAGGAACTGTCCGCCCAGGAACGCATGAGCGACGACGACACCCCCGCCGTCCGCGACCGCCCCGGCCCCGACCACGGCGATCCCGCCCGGGCCCTCGACCGCGACGCCGCCTACGAGTACGCCTACGACCTCGACCGCCGCCACCACTGGCTCCCGGCCCGGCGGCGCGTCCACGGTCCGCGCCTCGGGGCCCTCATCCTCGTGCTGCTCGTCGCGACGGTCTTCGCCGCCGCCATCCACCTCGGCACCCGCTACCCGTACCAACCACCTCCCGACCTGCGAACCGAACCCCTGCGCGTCACCCTCGTCGCCCTGGCACCGACCGGGCCCGTACCCGGGGGCCGCCCCGGCGACCTCTACGCCCGGAGCCCCGCCGACCAGTACCGCCCCGGTGCCGCCGGTATCACCCTGCCGCCCGCCCGGCGCACCGCCCACTTCTCCCAGGGGCAGGTCATGACCGCCCTGACCATCGCGAAGGACTTCCTCTTCCGGTCTTCGCTCGACCCCGACACCCTCACCGGCGACAGCACCCGGCCCGTCCGGCTGCTCATCGATCCCGACCAGCTCGCCCAGTTCGACGCGAGCGTCGAGTCCCCGGCCGCCGACGGCCGCCACGCCACGGGCGGCTGGCTCGTCCGGTTCGACCCGGCCCACGCGACCCTCGCCGACCCCGGCGTCCGCGTCCGAGGCACCCTCCAGGTGACCGAGACGTCCGCCGACGTCCTGGAGGTCACGTCGGACCACACCTTCGCCTACGCGCTGCGCCCGCCGGGCCCGGGCACCGACCCGGACGACGCCTCGCTGTTCACCGTCCGCCGTGAACTGCGCCTCCGCTTCGACCGTGACGACCTGCGCATGCACCGCGCCGAGCTGGTCACCAGCCAGCTCCAGGCCGGTCCCATGGACTGCTCCGCCGACCTCTCCGGAGCCCTACGGCCTCTTCTGGCCGGCGAACGCCCCACGACGACCGCCCCGCCGGTCACCGACCCCTACGCACCCACCCCGGCGACGGCGACGGCGACCCGACTCTGCGCCACCCTGTCCCCGAACAGTCAGCCCTCCCCTCCGTAG
- a CDS encoding M48 family metallopeptidase yields the protein MTETGRENVPSRARRRFPGISSRAYEHPADRSALVALRKLSGFDTVFKALSGLLPERSLRLLYLSDSVRVSDAQFAHLHDMLRDACYILDLEKVPSMYVTQDPKPNAMCIGLDEPIIVVTTGLVELLDEEEMRAVVGHEVGHALSGHSVYRTVLLFLTNLALKVAWVPLGNVAVMAIVTALREWFRKSELSADRAGLLVGQDLQASMRGLMKLAGGHHLHEMNVDAFLAQAEEYEESGDLRDSVLKILNVLPRSHPFTTVRAAELKKWAESRDYQRIMDGHYPRRSDDKDTSVTDSFRESASHYADTVRASKDPLMKLVGDIAGGAGDLGGKLFEKFTGTPGGRSAPGGDEKSGGPGTT from the coding sequence ATGACAGAGACCGGCCGTGAGAACGTGCCCAGCCGTGCGCGCCGGCGCTTTCCCGGCATCTCCTCCCGCGCCTACGAGCATCCCGCGGACCGTTCCGCGCTCGTCGCCCTGCGCAAGCTCAGCGGCTTCGACACGGTGTTCAAGGCGCTGAGCGGGCTGCTGCCCGAGCGCAGCCTGCGCCTGCTGTACCTCTCCGACTCCGTGCGGGTGAGCGACGCGCAGTTCGCCCACCTCCACGACATGCTGCGGGACGCCTGCTACATCCTCGACCTGGAGAAGGTCCCGTCGATGTACGTCACGCAGGACCCCAAGCCCAACGCGATGTGCATCGGCCTGGACGAGCCGATCATCGTGGTCACCACCGGGCTGGTGGAGCTGCTGGACGAGGAGGAGATGCGGGCCGTCGTCGGCCACGAGGTGGGGCACGCCCTCTCGGGCCACTCCGTGTACCGGACGGTGCTGCTGTTCCTCACCAACCTGGCGCTGAAGGTGGCGTGGGTCCCGCTCGGCAATGTGGCGGTCATGGCGATCGTCACGGCGCTGCGGGAGTGGTTCCGCAAGTCGGAGCTGTCGGCGGACCGGGCCGGGCTGCTGGTCGGCCAGGACCTCCAGGCGTCGATGCGGGGCCTGATGAAGCTGGCGGGCGGGCACCACCTGCACGAGATGAACGTGGACGCGTTCCTCGCGCAGGCGGAGGAGTACGAGGAGTCCGGCGACCTGCGCGACTCCGTGCTGAAGATCCTGAACGTGCTGCCGCGTTCGCACCCGTTCACGACGGTGCGGGCGGCCGAGCTGAAGAAGTGGGCGGAGAGCCGCGACTACCAGCGGATCATGGACGGCCACTACCCGCGGCGGTCGGACGACAAGGACACGTCCGTCACGGACTCTTTCCGCGAGTCGGCGAGCCACTACGCGGACACGGTGCGCGCGAGCAAGGATCCGCTGATGAAGCTGGTCGGCGACATAGCCGGTGGCGCCGGTGACCTGGGCGGCAAGCTCTTCGAGAAGTTCACCGGCACGCCGGGGGGCCGCTCGGCTCCGGGCGGCGACGAGAAGTCCGGCGGCCCGGGCACAACCTGA
- a CDS encoding glycosyltransferase 87 family protein, with the protein MTATVTARTRVRSLPLAALGTCLLSFVAFWAAQRAAHVTMLDLSVYRAEGATALAGGDLYAMRATSANLPMTYPPFAALLFTPLTLVGVSEMRALATLGNLLLLVALTHLSLRLVVSHGPDALRRGGAFWTRPGAALWLAAVLVWCEPVWQTFRYGQINLLMAVAVLWDLTRRADSRWVGVGIGIATAVKLTPGLFVVLLFVVGVLRARSDGFAPWWNEWLRRAVRATTAFLVVTVASAVVLPYDSRRFWTEMIFETGRVGRTEETANQSLSGVLARLLHTTDPGVWWVVAAAVVGLTGVCVAALAALRGDRPVAVVACAVTALLVSPISWSHHWVWCVPALILLATRVHPAWTAGTALVFGSFALWWVPHAPAPVRLELHQNGWQMLASGLYTLLGLALLGVFAVWTARTRAGGGRLERPTA; encoded by the coding sequence GTGACCGCGACCGTGACCGCACGAACCCGCGTCCGGAGCCTGCCGCTGGCCGCTCTGGGCACCTGCCTGCTGTCGTTCGTCGCCTTCTGGGCGGCGCAGCGGGCCGCGCATGTGACGATGCTCGACCTGTCGGTGTACCGCGCCGAGGGGGCGACGGCCCTGGCGGGCGGGGACCTGTACGCGATGCGGGCCACGTCGGCGAACCTGCCGATGACGTATCCGCCGTTCGCCGCGCTGCTGTTCACGCCGCTGACGCTGGTCGGCGTGTCCGAGATGCGGGCGCTCGCGACGCTGGGGAACCTGCTGCTGCTGGTCGCGCTGACGCATCTGTCGCTGCGGCTGGTGGTGTCGCACGGGCCGGACGCCCTGCGCCGGGGCGGGGCGTTCTGGACGCGGCCGGGGGCGGCTCTGTGGCTGGCGGCGGTCCTCGTGTGGTGCGAGCCGGTGTGGCAGACGTTCCGGTACGGGCAGATCAATCTGCTGATGGCGGTCGCGGTGCTGTGGGACCTGACGCGGCGGGCGGACAGCCGCTGGGTCGGGGTGGGCATAGGGATCGCCACCGCGGTGAAGCTCACACCGGGGCTCTTCGTGGTGCTGCTGTTCGTTGTGGGGGTCCTACGCGCGCGGAGCGACGGTTTCGCGCCGTGGTGGAACGAGTGGCTGCGCCGGGCGGTGCGGGCGACGACGGCGTTCCTGGTGGTGACGGTCGCGTCGGCGGTGGTCCTCCCGTACGACTCGCGCCGCTTCTGGACCGAGATGATCTTCGAGACGGGTCGGGTCGGCCGCACCGAGGAGACGGCCAACCAGTCGCTCAGCGGGGTGCTGGCGCGGCTGCTGCACACGACGGACCCGGGGGTGTGGTGGGTGGTCGCGGCGGCCGTCGTGGGGCTCACCGGGGTCTGCGTGGCGGCGCTGGCGGCGCTGCGCGGCGACCGGCCGGTGGCGGTGGTGGCGTGCGCGGTGACGGCGCTGCTGGTGAGCCCGATCTCGTGGTCGCACCACTGGGTGTGGTGCGTGCCGGCGCTGATCCTGCTCGCCACGCGCGTCCACCCCGCGTGGACGGCCGGGACGGCGCTGGTGTTCGGGTCGTTCGCCCTGTGGTGGGTGCCGCACGCCCCCGCGCCGGTACGGCTCGAACTGCACCAGAACGGCTGGCAGATGCTCGCCTCCGGTCTCTACACGCTGCTGGGTCTTGCCCTGTTGGGCGTGTTCGCCGTGTGGACCGCGCGGACGCGGGCCGGTGGAGGACGACTTGAGAGGCCGACGGCTTGA
- a CDS encoding LCP family protein has protein sequence MNDQNSQYDPYYPPQPQIVGYDEYGQPVYQQVQQTQQPLPSQQPQASEEQGYGYGYDPYAQAAQPYPEPQPYPQDQRYQGYEERAQGQGQQGYGGYDPYGSQQWQTPQNPPTPQAPQPPQAAQFPYASQVPQPPAARSSSAQPAPSTSPGQVAAPAGVPEQRRPAPDADGSTEPPAERPAPDAPRTGRRAAAGDRRTAPSDRPDPRDSRDSGDAKGTREERDTSDGGDYRTEQFAFVDESNEESEDVIDWLKFTESRSERREEAKRRGRNRIVALCVVLALALVGGVGYLWYAGLLPGLSKEDAQQGTATATGPQKRDVIVLHLHNTKDEATSTALLVDNATTKQGTTVLLPNALAVTNDDGTTTTLGKSVDDDGSSGTREAIGALLGTKITGTWRLDTPYLENLVELVGGIDLTTDAEVPAAKEGEDPVVRKGENQTLDGRMAVAYATYRGPGESETAQLQRFGQVVHGVLRKMSDDPENATVTVRSLAQILDPSLPEKDLGASLAKLAEHARTGAYKTALLPVQGDGRLTEDATRSVVKDILGGSVSPPEPGSVVRVGVRNASGDDDATETARIVLVNGGYAVIDGGRADGTESTSEVVYADAAQKAKAEEVAKTLGLPARAVRKGEASANAEVTVILGKDYKAE, from the coding sequence GTGAACGACCAGAACAGCCAGTACGACCCGTACTACCCGCCGCAGCCGCAGATCGTCGGCTACGACGAGTACGGGCAGCCGGTGTACCAGCAGGTCCAGCAGACCCAGCAGCCGCTCCCGTCCCAGCAGCCTCAGGCGTCCGAGGAGCAGGGCTACGGATACGGCTACGACCCGTACGCGCAGGCGGCCCAGCCGTACCCGGAGCCCCAGCCGTACCCCCAGGACCAGCGGTACCAGGGCTACGAGGAGCGGGCGCAGGGGCAGGGCCAGCAGGGCTACGGCGGGTACGACCCGTACGGCTCCCAGCAGTGGCAGACCCCGCAGAACCCGCCTACGCCTCAGGCCCCGCAGCCACCCCAGGCCGCGCAGTTCCCGTACGCCTCCCAGGTCCCGCAGCCCCCCGCCGCCCGGTCGTCGTCGGCCCAGCCCGCCCCGTCCACCAGCCCCGGCCAGGTGGCCGCGCCCGCGGGCGTACCCGAGCAGCGCCGCCCCGCGCCCGACGCCGACGGTTCCACCGAGCCGCCCGCGGAGCGCCCGGCCCCCGATGCCCCGCGCACCGGCCGTCGCGCCGCCGCCGGCGACCGCCGCACCGCCCCCAGTGACCGCCCGGACCCCCGTGACAGCCGGGACTCCGGAGACGCCAAGGGAACCCGGGAAGAGCGGGACACGAGTGACGGCGGGGACTACCGGACCGAGCAGTTCGCCTTCGTCGACGAGTCCAACGAGGAGTCCGAGGACGTCATCGACTGGCTCAAGTTCACCGAGAGCCGCTCCGAGCGCCGCGAGGAGGCCAAGCGGCGCGGCCGCAACCGGATCGTCGCCCTGTGCGTCGTCCTCGCCCTTGCCCTCGTCGGTGGTGTCGGCTACCTCTGGTACGCGGGCCTGCTCCCCGGCTTGTCCAAGGAGGACGCCCAGCAGGGCACGGCCACGGCGACCGGCCCGCAGAAGCGTGACGTGATCGTCCTGCACCTGCACAACACCAAGGACGAGGCCACGTCCACGGCCCTCCTGGTGGACAACGCCACCACGAAGCAGGGCACCACCGTCCTGCTGCCGAACGCCCTCGCCGTCACGAACGACGACGGGACCACCACCACCCTCGGCAAGTCCGTCGACGACGACGGCTCCTCCGGCACCCGCGAGGCTATCGGCGCCCTCCTCGGCACGAAGATCACCGGCACGTGGCGGCTCGACACGCCCTACCTGGAGAACCTGGTCGAACTCGTCGGAGGCATCGACCTCACCACCGACGCCGAGGTGCCCGCCGCCAAGGAGGGCGAGGACCCCGTCGTGCGGAAGGGTGAGAACCAGACGCTCGACGGGCGCATGGCCGTCGCCTACGCCACGTACCGCGGGCCGGGCGAGTCCGAGACCGCCCAGCTCCAGCGGTTCGGCCAGGTCGTGCACGGGGTGCTCCGCAAGATGTCTGACGACCCCGAGAACGCCACCGTGACGGTCCGGTCCCTGGCGCAGATCCTCGACCCGTCGCTCCCCGAGAAGGACCTCGGCGCCTCGCTGGCCAAACTCGCCGAGCACGCCAGGACCGGGGCGTACAAGACCGCGCTGCTGCCCGTGCAGGGCGACGGGCGGCTCACCGAGGACGCCACCCGCAGCGTGGTGAAGGACATCCTGGGCGGCTCCGTCAGCCCTCCCGAGCCGGGCTCCGTGGTCCGGGTCGGCGTCCGCAACGCCAGCGGTGACGACGACGCCACGGAAACGGCTCGGATCGTTCTGGTCAACGGCGGATACGCCGTGATCGACGGCGGCAGGGCCGACGGCACGGAGAGCACCTCCGAGGTCGTCTACGCCGACGCGGCGCAGAAGGCCAAGGCGGAGGAGGTCGCCAAGACGCTCGGGCTCCCCGCGCGCGCCGTCCGCAAGGGCGAGGCCTCCGCGAACGCCGAAGTCACCGTCATCCTGGGCAAGGACTACAAGGCCGAGTGA
- the nadD gene encoding nicotinate-nucleotide adenylyltransferase, which produces MGEQEVPRSPGKRRLGVMGGTFDPIHHGHLVAASEVAALFHLDEVVFVPTGQPWQKSHKTVSPAEDRYLMTVIATASNPQFSVSRIDIDRAGPTYTIDTLRDLRALNPDTDLFFITGADALSQIMPGWRNAEELFSLAHFIGVTRPGHDLSDDGLPKGGVSLVEVPALAISSSDCRERVAQGDPVWYLVPDGVVRYIDKRQLYRGQ; this is translated from the coding sequence ATGGGAGAGCAGGAAGTGCCGAGAAGTCCCGGCAAGCGCCGCCTGGGCGTGATGGGTGGGACGTTCGACCCGATCCACCACGGACACCTGGTGGCCGCCAGTGAGGTGGCCGCCCTGTTCCACCTGGACGAGGTGGTGTTCGTGCCGACCGGGCAGCCCTGGCAGAAGAGTCACAAGACGGTGTCCCCGGCCGAGGACCGCTACCTCATGACGGTCATCGCCACGGCGTCGAACCCGCAGTTCTCGGTCAGTCGCATCGACATCGACCGCGCGGGCCCCACGTACACCATCGACACCCTCCGGGACCTGCGCGCTCTCAACCCGGACACGGATCTGTTCTTCATCACCGGCGCCGACGCGCTGTCGCAGATCATGCCCGGCTGGCGCAACGCCGAGGAGCTCTTCTCGCTCGCCCACTTCATCGGGGTCACCCGCCCCGGCCACGACCTGTCGGACGACGGCCTGCCCAAGGGCGGCGTGTCCCTGGTCGAGGTGCCCGCGCTCGCCATCTCGTCGTCGGACTGCCGCGAGCGGGTGGCGCAGGGCGATCCCGTCTGGTATCTCGTGCCGGACGGTGTGGTCCGCTACATCGACAAGCGTCAGTTGTACCGGGGCCAGTGA
- a CDS encoding histidine phosphatase family protein: protein MSATKGGRGRRIVLWRHGQTSWNLERRFQGSTDIELTETGLAQARRAARLLAALRPDAIIASDLKRAAATAAELAAITGHQVSHDAALRETYAGVWQGLTHEEILARHGDEYRAWKRGEPVRRGGGELETEVADRAAPLVLEHVGKLPEDGTLVVVSHGGTIRTTIGRLLGLDPHHWESFGGLSNCCWSVLGEGARGWRLLEHNAGTLPEPVLGDDD from the coding sequence CTGAGCGCCACCAAGGGCGGCAGGGGCCGCCGCATCGTCCTCTGGCGCCACGGCCAGACCTCCTGGAACCTGGAGCGCCGCTTCCAGGGCAGCACCGACATCGAGCTGACCGAGACGGGCCTCGCCCAGGCCCGCCGGGCCGCCCGGCTGCTCGCCGCCCTCAGGCCGGACGCGATCATCGCCTCCGACCTGAAGCGGGCCGCGGCCACGGCGGCCGAGCTCGCCGCGATCACGGGGCACCAGGTCAGCCATGACGCCGCGCTCCGGGAGACGTACGCGGGCGTCTGGCAGGGCCTGACCCACGAGGAGATCCTCGCCCGCCACGGCGACGAGTACCGCGCGTGGAAGCGGGGCGAGCCCGTACGGCGGGGCGGCGGCGAGCTGGAGACCGAGGTCGCCGACCGGGCGGCGCCCCTCGTGCTGGAGCACGTCGGGAAGCTGCCCGAGGACGGCACGCTCGTCGTGGTCAGCCACGGCGGCACGATCCGCACCACGATCGGCCGGCTCCTCGGCCTCGACCCGCACCACTGGGAGAGCTTCGGCGGTCTGTCCAACTGCTGCTGGTCGGTCCTGGGAGAGGGCGCGCGGGGCTGGCGGCTGCTGGAGCACAACGCCGGCACGCTCCCCGAGCCGGTCCTCGGCGACGACGACTGA